From a region of the Colius striatus isolate bColStr4 chromosome 22, bColStr4.1.hap1, whole genome shotgun sequence genome:
- the LOC104563419 gene encoding membrane cofactor protein isoform X2 encodes MRSGPALRLRRCPSEGRGAAAVAGAAAVMGPPRRPPARGPGRRLLLPLLLSWLAAARAEDTCMPPERLQYAELTESFNTMTSFPVGTTVSYVCRPGYIGIPGKSSSRTCGEDLQWSPVEQFCTERKCNHPGELQHGFVKVTDLKVGSSATFSCEGGFRLHGTDTISCVIQSKGVGWNRDLPFCERIPCEPPPSIANGHYTEAASYAYQSTVTYECDEVPKGADPFSLIGSATIFCTYNTQSEGVWSGPPPQCRVVRCDNPKVANGKKVSGFGPSYTYRDSVMFECDPGYVMMGSEIITCGENDTWSPPKPTCEKINEDVCGAPKITHGVVIPAKSVYERGASVQIKCNAYCTFPGGAGEMTITCQGLNTWSSLQDCECEPKGSGFTPDINYGRVIEGQKPSYSVGDFITIECYSGYTLHGEPRIQYIGENKWNPGVPTCQLSAYITAIICVIVAIVVFLAAFWVYKKFFSQNGKRDSTPCTAEYKICKK; translated from the exons ATGCGCTCCGGCCCTGCGCTGCGTCTCCGCCGCTGCCCGAGCGAGGGGCGCGGAGCGGCTGCTGTCGCCGGAGCCGCCGCAGTCATggggccgccgcgccgcccgcccgcccgcggccCGGGCCGCCGCCTTctcctgccgctgctgctgTCGTGGCTCGCTGCAGCGCGGGCTGAGG ACACGTGTATGCctccagagaggctgcagtATGCAGAGCTCACGGAGAGCTTCAACACAATGACGAGCTTCCCTGTGGGGACCACGGTGTCGTACGTCTGCCGGCCGGGATACATCGGCATCCCTGGGAAATCCTCGAGCCGTACGTGTGGGGAGGACTTACAGTGGTCACCCGTAGAGCAGTTCTGTACAG AGAGAAAATGTAACCATCCAGGAGAATTACAACATGGGTTTGTTAAAGTGACAGATCTTAAAGTTGGTTCCAGTGCTACTTTTTCTTGTGAAGGAGG ATTCAGATTACATGGAACTGATACAATTTCCTGTGTGATTCAGAGTAAAGGTGTTGGCTGGAATAGAGATCTTCCTTTCTGTGAAA GAATTCCTTGTGAGCCACCTCCAAGCATAGCCAACGGGCACTACACTGAAGCAGCCAGCTACGCTTACCAGAGCACAGTAACCTACGAGTGTGATGAGGTACCAAAAGGCGCGGATCCCTTCTCGCTCATCGGCTCAGCTACTATTTTCTGCACGTACAACACACAGTCAGAAGGAGTTTGGAGTGGGCCACCTCCACAATGTAGAg TGGTCAGATGCGATAACCCAAAAGTTGCAAATGGCAAAAAAGTATCTGGATTTGGGCCTTCTTATACCTACAGAGACTCAGTCATGTTTGAGTGTGATCCAGGCTATGTCATGATGGGATCAGAGATAATTACCTGTGGAGAAAATGACACCTGGTCTCCTCCAAAACCAACTTGTGAAAAAA TTAATGAAGATGTATGTGGTGCCCCAAAGATCACACATGGAGTGGTGATTCCAGCAAAATCTGTGTATGAAAGAGGAGCATCTGTTCAGATAAAGTGCAATGCTTACTGTACTTTTCCTGGTGGTGCTGGAGAGATGACAATCACTTGTCAAGGCTTGAATACATGGAGTTCTTTGCAAGACTGTGAAT gTGAGCCTAAAGGTTCTGGTTTCACTCCAGACATAAATTATGGTAGAGTAATTGAGGGACAAAAGCCTTCCTATTCTGTTGGGGATTTTATTACAATTGAATGTTACTCAGGCTACACGTTACATGGTGAACCTCGTATTCAGTATATTGGAGAAAACAAATGGAATCCTGGAGTGCCAACTTGCCAATTAA GTGCATATATTACAGCCATCATCTGTG TGATTGTGGCAATTGTGGTGTTCCTGGCAGCCTTCTGGGTCTATAAGAAattcttttcacagaatgg gAAACGCGACAGCACTCCATGTACTGCTGAATATAAGATCTGTAAAAAATGA
- the LOC104563419 gene encoding membrane cofactor protein isoform X1, with amino-acid sequence MRSGPALRLRRCPSEGRGAAAVAGAAAVMGPPRRPPARGPGRRLLLPLLLSWLAAARAEDTCMPPERLQYAELTESFNTMTSFPVGTTVSYVCRPGYIGIPGKSSSRTCGEDLQWSPVEQFCTERKCNHPGELQHGFVKVTDLKVGSSATFSCEGGFRLHGTDTISCVIQSKGVGWNRDLPFCERIPCEPPPSIANGHYTEAASYAYQSTVTYECDEVPKGADPFSLIGSATIFCTYNTQSEGVWSGPPPQCRVVRCDNPKVANGKKVSGFGPSYTYRDSVMFECDPGYVMMGSEIITCGENDTWSPPKPTCEKINEDVCGAPKITHGVVIPAKSVYERGASVQIKCNAYCTFPGGAGEMTITCQGLNTWSSLQDCECEPKGSGFTPDINYGRVIEGQKPSYSVGDFITIECYSGYTLHGEPRIQYIGENKWNPGVPTCQLSAYITAIICVIVAIVVFLAAFWVYKKFFSQNGSYTVDESCKETCVLKTNVPAEMEETAQMN; translated from the exons ATGCGCTCCGGCCCTGCGCTGCGTCTCCGCCGCTGCCCGAGCGAGGGGCGCGGAGCGGCTGCTGTCGCCGGAGCCGCCGCAGTCATggggccgccgcgccgcccgcccgcccgcggccCGGGCCGCCGCCTTctcctgccgctgctgctgTCGTGGCTCGCTGCAGCGCGGGCTGAGG ACACGTGTATGCctccagagaggctgcagtATGCAGAGCTCACGGAGAGCTTCAACACAATGACGAGCTTCCCTGTGGGGACCACGGTGTCGTACGTCTGCCGGCCGGGATACATCGGCATCCCTGGGAAATCCTCGAGCCGTACGTGTGGGGAGGACTTACAGTGGTCACCCGTAGAGCAGTTCTGTACAG AGAGAAAATGTAACCATCCAGGAGAATTACAACATGGGTTTGTTAAAGTGACAGATCTTAAAGTTGGTTCCAGTGCTACTTTTTCTTGTGAAGGAGG ATTCAGATTACATGGAACTGATACAATTTCCTGTGTGATTCAGAGTAAAGGTGTTGGCTGGAATAGAGATCTTCCTTTCTGTGAAA GAATTCCTTGTGAGCCACCTCCAAGCATAGCCAACGGGCACTACACTGAAGCAGCCAGCTACGCTTACCAGAGCACAGTAACCTACGAGTGTGATGAGGTACCAAAAGGCGCGGATCCCTTCTCGCTCATCGGCTCAGCTACTATTTTCTGCACGTACAACACACAGTCAGAAGGAGTTTGGAGTGGGCCACCTCCACAATGTAGAg TGGTCAGATGCGATAACCCAAAAGTTGCAAATGGCAAAAAAGTATCTGGATTTGGGCCTTCTTATACCTACAGAGACTCAGTCATGTTTGAGTGTGATCCAGGCTATGTCATGATGGGATCAGAGATAATTACCTGTGGAGAAAATGACACCTGGTCTCCTCCAAAACCAACTTGTGAAAAAA TTAATGAAGATGTATGTGGTGCCCCAAAGATCACACATGGAGTGGTGATTCCAGCAAAATCTGTGTATGAAAGAGGAGCATCTGTTCAGATAAAGTGCAATGCTTACTGTACTTTTCCTGGTGGTGCTGGAGAGATGACAATCACTTGTCAAGGCTTGAATACATGGAGTTCTTTGCAAGACTGTGAAT gTGAGCCTAAAGGTTCTGGTTTCACTCCAGACATAAATTATGGTAGAGTAATTGAGGGACAAAAGCCTTCCTATTCTGTTGGGGATTTTATTACAATTGAATGTTACTCAGGCTACACGTTACATGGTGAACCTCGTATTCAGTATATTGGAGAAAACAAATGGAATCCTGGAGTGCCAACTTGCCAATTAA GTGCATATATTACAGCCATCATCTGTG TGATTGTGGCAATTGTGGTGTTCCTGGCAGCCTTCTGGGTCTATAAGAAattcttttcacagaatgg CTCATATACAGTTGATGAGAGTTGCAAGGAAACATGTGTTTTAAAAACTAATGTTCCAGCTGAGATGGAAGAAACTGCACAAATGAATTAA